The Caballeronia sp. SL2Y3 genome includes a window with the following:
- a CDS encoding polysaccharide biosynthesis/export family protein: MAANTNVSGVFRLSSLAAAASLCVIFAGCALAPGMHMDKPAALTETSNDQGDPVTAQNIPITPIDLTLVRKLKAAQPTSSVDPNASLYGKARAYTLGPGDVLQITVWDHPELVAAVGQPPQQTRPADAAPGFVVDADGNLQFPYVNRAIHVAGKTESQVQRELYNELSKVFVKPQLTVRVASFRAQQVYIDGEVRTPGSQQINDIPMTLTEAIGRAGGFAPTADQSRVTLIRDGVTYHINIAGMTAKGRNPADILLKGGDALRIDSREDNGVYVMGEVTKPATVIPMRNGKLTLSDAISQAGSFNAETSDPKELYVIRNGQTDNPEVYKLDARSPVSMLLANSFELQPKDVVYVDNNGLVRFSRVLNLLLPAINAGLTAAVITK, encoded by the coding sequence ATGGCCGCCAATACGAACGTGTCGGGCGTCTTCCGGCTCTCGAGCCTGGCAGCGGCCGCTTCACTCTGCGTCATCTTCGCGGGTTGCGCGCTCGCACCGGGCATGCACATGGACAAGCCCGCCGCGCTCACCGAAACGTCCAACGACCAGGGCGATCCGGTCACGGCGCAAAACATTCCGATCACGCCGATCGATCTCACGCTCGTGCGCAAGCTGAAGGCCGCGCAGCCGACCAGCTCGGTCGATCCGAACGCGAGCCTCTACGGCAAGGCGCGTGCATACACGCTCGGGCCGGGCGACGTGCTGCAGATCACCGTGTGGGATCACCCGGAACTCGTGGCCGCGGTCGGCCAGCCGCCGCAGCAGACGCGCCCCGCGGATGCCGCACCCGGCTTCGTGGTCGATGCCGACGGCAACCTGCAATTCCCGTACGTCAACCGCGCGATTCATGTCGCGGGCAAGACCGAATCGCAAGTGCAGCGGGAACTGTATAACGAGTTGTCCAAAGTATTCGTGAAGCCGCAGCTGACGGTGCGCGTCGCATCGTTCCGTGCGCAACAAGTCTATATCGACGGCGAAGTGCGCACGCCCGGCTCGCAGCAAATCAACGACATTCCGATGACGCTGACGGAAGCTATCGGCCGTGCGGGCGGTTTCGCACCAACGGCGGATCAAAGTCGTGTCACGCTTATCCGTGATGGTGTGACGTATCACATCAACATCGCCGGGATGACCGCGAAGGGCCGCAACCCGGCGGACATCCTGTTGAAGGGCGGCGATGCATTGCGCATCGATTCGCGTGAAGACAACGGCGTGTACGTGATGGGCGAAGTGACGAAGCCGGCAACGGTGATCCCGATGCGCAACGGCAAGCTGACGCTCTCGGATGCGATCTCGCAAGCCGGCAGCTTCAACGCCGAGACGTCGGACCCGAAGGAGCTGTACGTGATCCGCAATGGCCAGACGGACAACCCCGAGGTGTACAAGCTCGATGCGCGTTCCCCGGTGTCCATGCTGCTTGCGAACAGCTTCGAGCTGCAGCCGAAGGACGTGGTCTATGTGGACAACAACGGGCTCGTCCGCTTCAGCCGTGTCCTGAACCTGCTGTTGCCGGCGATCAACGCCGGTCTGACGGCAGCGGTCATCACCAAGTAA
- a CDS encoding undecaprenyl-phosphate glucose phosphotransferase, translated as MRDLQGLLARLFDVAMIVGGAAVASQIRFEYIEAHAHSAAFVAFAAAFSLALFPGFGVYESWRGRSKVMLACQVSLGWLVVQGCALALMFSLHRLDYVSRLWFAYWTAVSGGLMIAGRLAMHVVLARMRNAGMNLHQVAIVGCGRHGNSIAKKLDRAKNSGFRVTAALNVAPEAGRLNTRVPVYEDYDAFVNFVRTQNVHEVWLALPLSEERTILRFVNEFRDDLVNVRFLPDVRSLALFEAGVTDLLGETAINLVASPLSQSALLQKEIFDRLFALLAIIAVSPLLIAIAIAIKLTSRGPVLFKQRRKGADGRVFKIYKFRSMRVHTEQAGVLRQATRNDPRVTRVGAFLRRTSLDELPQFFNVLLGDMSVVGPRPHALEHDDLYQKVVSGYIHRYRIKPGITGWAQVNGFRGETDLIEKMEGRVAHDLYYLGNWSFGLDMRIIAATIFKGLRHTNAY; from the coding sequence ATGCGCGATTTACAAGGGTTGCTCGCGCGCCTGTTCGACGTCGCCATGATCGTCGGCGGCGCGGCGGTGGCGTCGCAGATCAGGTTCGAGTACATAGAGGCACATGCGCATTCGGCAGCGTTCGTCGCGTTCGCGGCGGCGTTTTCGCTTGCGCTGTTTCCGGGCTTCGGCGTCTATGAATCATGGCGCGGCCGCAGCAAGGTGATGCTCGCCTGCCAGGTGTCGCTCGGCTGGCTGGTCGTGCAGGGCTGCGCGCTTGCGCTGATGTTCTCGCTGCACCGCCTCGACTACGTGTCGCGCCTCTGGTTCGCCTATTGGACGGCGGTATCGGGCGGGCTCATGATCGCGGGACGGCTCGCCATGCACGTCGTGCTGGCGCGCATGCGCAACGCGGGCATGAACCTGCATCAGGTGGCGATCGTGGGTTGCGGCAGGCATGGCAACTCCATCGCGAAGAAGCTGGACCGCGCGAAGAACTCCGGCTTTCGTGTGACCGCCGCGCTGAACGTCGCGCCGGAAGCGGGCCGGCTCAACACGCGCGTTCCGGTGTACGAAGACTACGACGCGTTCGTGAACTTCGTGCGCACGCAGAACGTGCATGAGGTCTGGCTCGCGTTGCCGTTGTCGGAGGAGCGCACCATCCTGCGCTTCGTGAACGAGTTTCGCGACGATCTCGTCAACGTGCGATTCCTTCCGGATGTGCGCAGTCTCGCGCTCTTCGAAGCGGGCGTGACCGATCTGCTCGGCGAAACGGCGATCAATCTCGTGGCTTCGCCGCTGTCGCAAAGCGCGCTGCTGCAGAAGGAAATCTTCGACCGTCTGTTCGCACTGCTTGCGATCATCGCCGTGTCGCCGTTGCTCATCGCCATTGCCATTGCGATCAAGCTCACGTCGCGCGGACCGGTGCTTTTCAAGCAACGCCGCAAGGGCGCGGATGGCCGCGTCTTCAAGATCTACAAGTTCCGTTCCATGCGTGTGCATACGGAACAGGCCGGCGTGCTTCGCCAGGCCACGCGCAACGATCCGCGCGTGACCCGTGTGGGAGCATTTCTGCGCCGTACCAGCCTCGACGAGCTGCCGCAGTTCTTCAACGTTCTGCTCGGCGACATGTCCGTTGTGGGCCCGCGTCCGCACGCACTGGAGCATGACGACCTGTATCAGAAGGTCGTGTCGGGGTATATCCATCGTTACCGGATCAAGCCGGGCATCACCGGCTGGGCCCAGGTTAACGGCTTTCGCGGGGAAACTGATCTGATTGAAAAAATGGAAGGACGCGTCGCTCACGATTTGTACTACCTCGGTAACTGGTCGTTCGGACTCGATATGAGAATCATCGCCGCTACGATCTTCAAGGGACTACGCCACACCAACGCATATTGA
- a CDS encoding mannose-1-phosphate guanylyltransferase/mannose-6-phosphate isomerase, whose amino-acid sequence MTAEPCRRIVPVILAGGSGTRLWPMSREQFPKQLIGIVGRDSLLQATVSRMKGFKGGFDVSAEPIIVCGEEHRFTTEEQTRESGVTAQIIVEPARRDTAPALTLAALAACKDGRDAIMVAMPADHSIADIPALHRAIEVAAGYAERGMIATLGIPPTRPDTGFGYIRLGDALEDGAHRIQRFVEKPAAEVAAQYVAAGTYWWNSGIFVVRASVWLAALQALNADMHAACCAALSEGKADGKFFRPNAGEFGRAPSDSIDYAVMEHIGTANAPFEGVVVPLVAGWSDLGSWDAVWDAMDKDDSGNVASGRVVFEGATSSYARSEGGRLVACVGTTNIIVVETDDAVLVADRSRVQDIKGLVARIREQHAPEADTHRKVRRPWGFYDSIEHGERFQVKRIVVAPGARLSLQMHHHRAEHWIVVCGTALVTRGDEEFLLSENESTFIPLGVRHRLENPGKVPLEMIEVQSGSYLGEDDIVRFDDKYGRN is encoded by the coding sequence ATGACGGCCGAGCCTTGCCGCCGGATCGTGCCGGTCATTCTCGCCGGCGGCTCGGGCACGCGCCTGTGGCCGATGTCCCGTGAGCAGTTTCCGAAGCAGTTGATCGGCATTGTCGGCCGCGACTCGCTTCTGCAGGCGACCGTTTCGCGCATGAAAGGCTTCAAGGGCGGCTTCGATGTCAGCGCCGAGCCGATCATCGTATGCGGCGAAGAGCATCGCTTCACGACGGAAGAGCAGACGCGCGAAAGCGGCGTGACGGCGCAGATCATCGTCGAGCCCGCGCGCCGCGATACGGCGCCCGCGCTCACGCTCGCCGCGCTCGCCGCATGCAAGGACGGCCGCGACGCGATCATGGTGGCGATGCCCGCCGATCACTCCATCGCGGACATCCCCGCGCTGCATCGCGCGATCGAGGTCGCGGCGGGGTACGCAGAGCGCGGCATGATCGCGACGCTCGGCATTCCGCCGACGCGCCCCGACACCGGCTTCGGCTACATCCGTCTCGGCGATGCGCTCGAAGACGGCGCGCATCGGATCCAGCGCTTCGTCGAGAAGCCGGCCGCCGAAGTCGCCGCGCAATACGTCGCGGCGGGCACGTACTGGTGGAACAGCGGCATTTTCGTGGTGCGCGCGAGCGTGTGGCTTGCGGCGCTGCAAGCGCTCAACGCCGACATGCACGCGGCCTGCTGCGCGGCCCTGAGCGAAGGCAAGGCCGACGGCAAGTTCTTCCGTCCGAACGCGGGCGAGTTCGGACGCGCGCCGTCCGATTCGATCGACTATGCAGTGATGGAGCACATCGGCACGGCGAACGCGCCGTTCGAAGGCGTGGTCGTGCCGCTCGTCGCGGGCTGGTCGGACCTCGGCTCGTGGGATGCCGTGTGGGACGCGATGGACAAGGACGACTCGGGCAACGTGGCGAGCGGCCGCGTGGTGTTCGAAGGCGCGACCTCCAGCTATGCGCGCTCGGAAGGCGGACGTCTCGTCGCGTGCGTGGGCACGACCAACATCATCGTCGTCGAAACGGATGACGCGGTGCTCGTCGCGGACCGTTCGCGCGTGCAGGACATCAAGGGCCTCGTCGCCCGCATCCGCGAACAGCATGCGCCCGAAGCGGACACGCATCGCAAGGTGCGCCGCCCCTGGGGTTTCTACGATTCCATCGAGCATGGCGAACGCTTCCAGGTGAAGCGCATCGTCGTGGCGCCGGGCGCGCGCCTGTCGCTGCAGATGCATCACCATCGCGCAGAACACTGGATCGTCGTGTGCGGCACGGCGCTCGTCACGCGCGGCGACGAAGAGTTCCTCCTGAGCGAGAACGAATCCACGTTCATTCCGCTCGGCGTGCGCCATCGTCTGGAGAACCCGGGCAAGGTGCCGCTCGAAATGATCGAAGTGCAGTCGGGCAGCTATCTCGGCGAGGACGACATCGTGCGTTTCGACGACAAGTACGGCCGCAACTGA
- a CDS encoding GlxA family transcriptional regulator, whose translation MPYATLEPAVMGWTPPSTRPSQVEVKRIAILLFDGFSLLGAGIVAEVFHMANELSSLKTRAECTYDVRFLSVEGGNVACASSVRVWTDGLDARHYGGFDALFVAGGRGAEEAAKDERIVEWVRRMNSKTTVVKAISEGRKVLEAAGIGGDAQARYGNAMIQLRDDASADGGDRYESMKGALMLVKRDLGLDVSRSVAERLMPGSAAKLVSILGDSGAASAGDKIRAAARWLQDNCERPISVVDAAQVAAMSERNFLRRFKIEMGITPSDYLLQARLAVTCALLTDSELPVDKIARRSGMGNGDRLAKIFRKRLLISPTEYRMQSRREANG comes from the coding sequence ATGCCTTACGCCACACTCGAACCCGCTGTGATGGGTTGGACGCCTCCCTCGACGCGACCGTCGCAGGTCGAGGTCAAACGCATCGCGATACTGCTGTTCGACGGATTCTCGCTTTTGGGCGCGGGGATCGTCGCTGAAGTTTTTCACATGGCAAACGAACTGTCGTCGTTGAAGACGCGCGCCGAATGCACCTATGACGTGCGATTCCTGTCGGTCGAAGGCGGCAACGTGGCCTGCGCCTCGTCGGTGCGCGTCTGGACCGACGGACTCGACGCGCGCCATTACGGCGGCTTCGACGCGCTCTTCGTCGCGGGCGGCCGCGGCGCTGAAGAAGCGGCGAAGGACGAGCGCATCGTCGAATGGGTGCGCCGCATGAATTCGAAGACCACGGTCGTCAAGGCGATCTCCGAAGGCCGCAAGGTGCTGGAAGCAGCGGGCATCGGCGGCGATGCTCAGGCGCGCTACGGCAACGCGATGATCCAGCTGCGCGACGACGCGTCCGCCGACGGCGGCGACCGCTACGAGTCGATGAAGGGCGCGCTCATGCTCGTGAAGCGCGATCTCGGCCTCGACGTATCGCGCAGTGTCGCCGAACGCCTGATGCCGGGCTCGGCTGCGAAGCTCGTGTCGATTCTCGGCGACAGCGGCGCGGCCTCCGCGGGCGACAAGATTCGCGCGGCGGCGCGCTGGCTTCAGGACAACTGCGAGAGACCCATCTCCGTGGTCGATGCCGCGCAGGTCGCCGCCATGAGCGAGCGCAACTTCCTGCGCCGCTTCAAGATCGAGATGGGCATCACGCCATCGGACTATTTGCTTCAGGCACGCCTAGCCGTCACCTGCGCGCTGCTCACCGACTCGGAACTGCCGGTGGACAAGATCGCGCGGCGCAGCGGCATGGGCAACGGCGACCGGCTCGCCAAGATTTTCCGCAAGCGTCTTCTGATCTCGCCGACCGAATACCGGATGCAGAGCCGTCGCGAAGCCAACGGCTAA